The following coding sequences lie in one Nocardioides sambongensis genomic window:
- the atpE gene encoding ATP synthase F0 subunit C has product MEGSANLIGLGLAAIGPGVGIGLIFAAFISGVARQPEAQSRLQSIAILGFVLAEALYIITLALAFVLPL; this is encoded by the coding sequence GTGGAAGGCTCCGCAAACTTGATCGGCCTCGGCCTCGCTGCGATCGGACCGGGTGTCGGTATCGGTCTGATCTTCGCCGCGTTCATCAGCGGTGTGGCCCGCCAGCCGGAGGCCCAGAGCCGCCTGCAGTCGATCGCCATCCTGGGATTCGTTCTCGCCGAGGCGCTCTACATCATCACCTTGGCGCTGGCGTTCGTCCTGCCACTCTGA
- a CDS encoding F0F1 ATP synthase subunit B: MDTAVILAAEESHNPLLPVLSEVILALIVFAIIFFVVKKYVAPSFEKTFAARTEAIEGGLAAAETKQAEADAKLAELEKQLADARHEAARIREEAREQGAAIVSEMREQAQAESTRIVDAGKAQIEAERQQAVTSLRAEVGNLATGLAGRIVGESLEDDARQSRVVERFLAELETAEASDAAGKDA; this comes from the coding sequence ATGGACACAGCCGTAATTCTGGCGGCGGAGGAGTCTCACAACCCTCTGCTGCCCGTGCTGTCCGAGGTCATCCTCGCGCTGATCGTCTTCGCCATCATCTTCTTCGTGGTGAAGAAGTACGTGGCACCGAGCTTCGAGAAGACGTTCGCCGCACGCACCGAGGCGATCGAGGGCGGCCTCGCTGCCGCCGAGACCAAGCAGGCCGAGGCCGACGCCAAGCTGGCCGAGCTGGAGAAGCAGCTCGCCGACGCTCGTCACGAGGCCGCTCGGATCCGCGAGGAGGCGCGCGAGCAGGGCGCCGCGATCGTGTCGGAGATGCGGGAGCAGGCCCAGGCCGAGTCGACCCGCATCGTCGACGCCGGCAAGGCGCAGATCGAGGCGGAGCGGCAGCAGGCCGTCACCTCGCTCCGTGCCGAGGTCGGCAACCTCGCCACCGGTCTCGCCGGCCGCATCGTCGGCGAGTCGCTCGAGGACGACGCGCGTCAGTCGCGGGTCGTCGAGCGCTTCCTCGCCGAGCTGGAGACCGCTGAGGCCTCCGACGCGGCCGGGAAGGACGCCTGA
- a CDS encoding F0F1 ATP synthase subunit delta translates to MSFRGASADAAANLTDQLGQVAGADVDAVGRDLYALAQSLRAEGAVRRFVTDQSAPLPARQGLVTEVFGPKVGPEARDLLVAAVGHRWTRTRDLADALEHLSVVALVRSADDVDRLVDELFAVRGTVNNHPDLRNALSDPARSATDKESLLDDLLGGKALPATVALTKQALGGSYRTVVAALEDYEKTAAAVQGERVATVTVARALSEADEQRLGGALSRQYGRPVHLNVVVDPAVIGGLRVEIGDDVIDGTVLSRLDDARRKIAG, encoded by the coding sequence ATGTCGTTCCGGGGTGCATCCGCCGACGCCGCGGCCAACCTGACCGACCAGCTCGGTCAGGTTGCCGGGGCCGACGTCGACGCGGTCGGCCGTGACCTCTACGCGCTGGCCCAGAGCCTGCGCGCCGAGGGGGCCGTTCGCCGGTTCGTCACGGACCAGTCCGCACCCCTGCCGGCACGTCAGGGCCTGGTCACCGAGGTCTTCGGACCGAAGGTGGGCCCGGAGGCGCGTGACCTGCTGGTGGCCGCCGTCGGGCACCGGTGGACCCGGACCCGGGACCTCGCCGACGCCCTGGAGCACCTCAGCGTCGTCGCGCTGGTCCGGTCGGCCGACGACGTGGACCGCTTGGTGGACGAGCTCTTCGCGGTGCGGGGCACGGTGAACAACCACCCCGACCTGCGCAACGCGCTCTCCGACCCGGCGCGCTCGGCGACCGACAAGGAGTCGCTCCTCGACGACCTGCTGGGCGGCAAGGCCCTGCCGGCGACGGTGGCGCTCACCAAGCAGGCCCTCGGTGGCAGCTACCGCACGGTGGTCGCCGCGCTCGAGGACTACGAGAAGACCGCTGCCGCCGTGCAGGGGGAGCGGGTCGCGACGGTCACCGTCGCCCGCGCGCTCTCCGAGGCCGACGAGCAGCGGCTGGGCGGTGCGCTGTCCCGCCAGTACGGCCGCCCGGTGCATCTCAATGTCGTGGTCGACCCCGCCGTGATCGGTGGACTGCGGGTCGAGATCGGCGACGACGTCATCGACGGCACCGTGCTGAGCCGCCTCGACGACGCCCGCCGCAAGATCGCGGGCTGA
- the atpB gene encoding F0F1 ATP synthase subunit A yields MSLTASITATAVTAADDSGFHAPGPGSFELPPVFEVAGFGVTKPMLLLVLSAVIVVWFGIATSRNASMVPGRLQYVGESAYGFIRNTIGRDNIGSEHFLKYVPYLFTLFTFILVNNYFGLIPFVQYPTMSRIGFVAPLAVISWLVFIGSGIWKHGALGYLKHATMPSGIKGPILIVLIPLEFFSNILVRPFTLSLRLFGNMFAGHLLLILFATGGAALIVSGNVFYGGVGVLAYVMGIGVSFLELLVMFLQAYVFTLLSAMYIGEALADEH; encoded by the coding sequence GTGAGCCTCACCGCTTCGATCACGGCAACGGCCGTGACCGCCGCCGACGACTCGGGCTTTCACGCCCCGGGGCCGGGCAGCTTCGAGCTGCCCCCCGTCTTCGAGGTAGCAGGGTTCGGCGTCACCAAGCCCATGCTGCTGCTGGTGCTCTCGGCAGTGATCGTGGTCTGGTTCGGGATCGCCACCTCGCGCAACGCGAGCATGGTGCCGGGCCGGCTGCAGTACGTCGGGGAGTCGGCGTACGGATTCATCCGCAACACCATCGGCCGCGACAACATCGGTAGCGAGCACTTCCTCAAGTACGTGCCCTACCTGTTCACGCTGTTCACCTTCATCCTGGTGAACAACTACTTCGGGCTGATCCCGTTCGTGCAGTACCCGACGATGTCGCGTATCGGCTTCGTGGCACCGCTCGCGGTGATCTCCTGGCTGGTCTTCATCGGCAGCGGCATCTGGAAGCACGGCGCGCTGGGCTACCTCAAGCACGCGACCATGCCGTCGGGGATCAAGGGTCCGATCCTGATCGTGCTGATCCCGCTGGAGTTCTTCTCCAACATCCTGGTCCGGCCGTTCACTCTCTCCCTGCGACTGTTCGGCAACATGTTCGCGGGCCACCTCCTGCTCATCCTGTTCGCCACCGGCGGCGCCGCGCTCATCGTCAGCGGCAACGTCTTCTACGGCGGCGTCGGGGTGCTGGCCTACGTGATGGGCATCGGCGTCAGCTTCCTGGAGCTGCTGGTGATGTTCCTGCAGGCCTACGTGTTCACGCTGCTCTCGGCGATGTACATCGGAGAGGCGCTCGCGGACGAGCACTGA
- the atpA gene encoding F0F1 ATP synthase subunit alpha yields MTELSIRPDEIRDALAKYVTDYQPAAASKEEVGAVAAAADGIARVSGLPSAMANELLEFEDGTLGLALNLEDREIGVVILGDFDKIEEGQTVRRTGEILSVPVGDGYLGRVVDPLGKPIDGLGEVETTGRRALELQAPGVMARKSVHEPLATGIKAIDAMTPIGRGQRQLIIGDRATGKTTVAIDTIINQKQNWESGDPAKQVRCIYVAIGQKGSTIASVRGALEEAGALEYTTIVAAPASDSAGFKYLAPYTGSAIGQQWMYDGKHVLIVFDDLTKQAEAYRAVSLLLRRPPGREAYPGDVFYLHSRLLERCAKLSDELGAGSMTGLPIIETKANDVSAFIPTNVISITDGQIFLQSDLFAANQRPAIDVGVSVSRVGGAAMTKAMKAVTGSLKVDLAQYRAMEAFAMFASDLDAASKQQLARGQRLMALLKQPAYSPYPLEEMTVSLWLGTSGRLDAVPTGDVLRFEGEFLDYLRRSHDGLLAAIRETQKFEDEDGLAAAYDSFLDQFETSEGGSIKVGHEAEAEALGDDELEQEQIVKQKRG; encoded by the coding sequence ATGACGGAACTCTCCATCCGTCCCGACGAGATTCGCGACGCGCTCGCCAAGTACGTCACGGACTACCAGCCCGCCGCAGCCTCCAAGGAGGAGGTCGGCGCCGTCGCGGCGGCCGCGGACGGCATCGCCCGCGTCAGCGGACTGCCCTCGGCGATGGCCAACGAGCTCCTGGAGTTCGAGGACGGCACGCTCGGCCTCGCGCTGAACCTCGAGGACCGTGAGATCGGTGTCGTCATCCTCGGTGACTTCGACAAGATCGAGGAGGGCCAGACGGTCCGCCGTACCGGCGAGATCCTCTCGGTCCCGGTCGGCGACGGCTACCTCGGTCGCGTGGTCGACCCGCTCGGCAAGCCGATCGACGGTCTCGGCGAGGTCGAGACCACCGGCCGTCGCGCGCTCGAGCTCCAGGCTCCGGGCGTGATGGCGCGCAAGTCGGTGCACGAGCCGCTCGCCACCGGCATCAAGGCGATCGACGCGATGACCCCGATCGGCCGCGGCCAGCGCCAGCTGATCATCGGCGACCGCGCCACCGGCAAGACCACGGTGGCCATCGACACGATCATCAACCAGAAGCAGAACTGGGAGTCGGGCGACCCGGCGAAGCAGGTCCGCTGCATCTACGTCGCCATCGGCCAGAAGGGTTCCACCATCGCCTCGGTGCGCGGTGCCCTCGAGGAGGCCGGCGCGCTGGAGTACACCACCATCGTGGCCGCTCCCGCCTCCGACAGCGCGGGCTTCAAGTACCTCGCCCCGTACACCGGCTCGGCCATCGGCCAGCAGTGGATGTACGACGGCAAGCACGTGCTGATCGTGTTCGACGACCTCACCAAGCAGGCCGAGGCCTACCGCGCGGTGTCGCTGCTGCTGCGTCGTCCGCCGGGCCGCGAGGCCTACCCGGGTGACGTCTTCTACCTGCACTCCCGGCTGCTGGAGCGCTGCGCGAAGCTCTCCGACGAGCTGGGCGCGGGCTCGATGACCGGTCTGCCGATCATCGAGACCAAGGCCAACGACGTCTCGGCGTTCATCCCGACCAATGTCATCTCGATCACCGACGGCCAGATCTTCCTGCAGTCCGACCTGTTCGCGGCGAACCAGCGTCCCGCGATCGACGTCGGTGTGTCGGTCTCCCGCGTGGGTGGTGCCGCGATGACCAAGGCGATGAAGGCCGTCACCGGCTCGCTCAAGGTCGACCTCGCGCAGTACCGCGCGATGGAGGCGTTCGCGATGTTCGCCTCCGACCTGGACGCGGCGTCGAAGCAGCAGCTGGCCCGCGGCCAGCGGCTGATGGCGCTGCTCAAGCAGCCGGCGTACTCGCCGTACCCGCTGGAGGAGATGACCGTCTCGCTCTGGCTCGGCACCAGCGGTCGCCTCGACGCGGTTCCGACCGGCGACGTGCTGCGGTTCGAGGGCGAGTTCCTCGACTACCTGCGACGCTCGCACGACGGCCTGCTCGCCGCGATCCGCGAGACCCAGAAGTTCGAGGACGAGGACGGCCTCGCGGCCGCCTACGACTCGTTCCTCGACCAGTTCGAGACCTCCGAGGGCGGCTCGATCAAGGTCGGCCACGAGGCCGAGGCCGAGGCGCTGGGTGATGACGAGCTCGAGCAGGAGCAGATCGTCAAGCAGAAGCGGGGCTGA